The Scomber japonicus isolate fScoJap1 chromosome 12, fScoJap1.pri, whole genome shotgun sequence sequence TTGCGTATATGATACTGAGCTCTTCTAATAACTTGACTTGAGTCAACACCACACAGTGTAATTACTACAAGCTATCAACACCTGTAAAATACAAAGCAATCAAGAAAATATTCCACCAACAAATCTTATTGTTTTGAAGCTAATAATGTTCAAATTATGTGGATACTGTACCAGGAAGGTAGTCATTAACTGTATTGTAATTTGTTGATACTTGTTGTTGCATTACATTGTGTTATTAATGGAGGTCCAGTCaatatttctttccttcatctctgaTACTACAACTTTTCAAGGGTTAACTACTATCTGTGTATCATTTGTATGTGAGCTTATGTAGGTTTTAgcacatatttatacttttatgcattaaatgatgttttatgtgtcatatattaaaatatatgtgtgttttgagtttCACCTTGCTGCAAGACAAACACCCCTGTATGCAACTGTAGCGTTTCTTTACCTGCGAGCGGATCTTAAGAGCCGGCCCAAGCTTGAGCCCCAGTGTGTCCAGTAGATGCTCCTCTGAGAGGAGGGGAAGTGTCTCCCCGTCAATCATGTGATCCTTGAATGTCTGCAGAGTGAAATTATTTCACATTAGCACAACAAAGACACAGAAGAAAGAGTGTTGATGAAACAATGATGGAGAACCAGAGGTACTGACCTGAGCATATTCTGAACATGTGGGTATACTGTTGACAAAGTTGTAAACATCATTCACAGTCCACTTCCTTATGTCCTCAGGCACCTCATCGCCATTCAGAAATAGATTTGGTGGGCCTGGAAACCAAATAATTATTATTGGTAAAATCATTGCTTAAAAAAGGATTTAATTGTATTAAAATCAAGCTGTACATTTTACTTTTCCAACGTACCAGGTGGGAGGAAACCATTTCCAGGGACTGGGAACATGTAAGGCATGCCTgtgagggctccaccagctgaGGGGTACATGAATTTCTCCTGGAAAGCTGAACATTGGCTCGATATGTCTTTGTCATTTGCGCCGCTGTTGGTCCCATCTGAGCACCCATCTTGGCTGTTAACGCAGGCTTTACGCAGGCCTGGCTCCCCCTCTTTGTAgttcttcctgcttcctgtggCGAGTTCAGAGTCTATTTTGGCTTGATGATGTGTCTTGCTGGCGACACACTCCTCGCCCATGTCCCCCTTTGCTTCCACGTCTTTCTCCTCCCCTGATGTGGCCCCTGGGCTCTGCTCTACGCTTTTATCTTCAGTTTGGCCCTTCAAGTTGGGCACGTGGCTGTCTGCGCTCTTGTGAGCGGTCGGCCTTCTTCCTGCCCTGCGTCCCCTCTCTCTGTGCAGAGTGCTGATTGGTGGATAAGGGCTGGCTGACATGAGTATGCTGTTGGAGTGAAGTTCATCCAAGGTGGGACGATGGACATAGACATCATGGCCATCTGGCATCCGCTGACGACCTCTGAAAGCCATGGGGTTAGAGGGGTATGACATGGGGTTGTCCATTCCCATCAGTCCCTTTTGGTGAGCATTCTCTAGCTCCTTCTGATGCAGGATGGCATTCATCTCCATTCTGAACAAAAGCACACATAAATATTTTAGACATACTTGTTACACAGCGATATTGGAATGATAATATCACTCTCTGTTAAAGCAGAAGGAGCTGAATACATTTTGAGAAACATTCAGACTGATGTGTAAGTGGAATGCCAGATGCTGATGTCATACACTCTACCTGGCTATATTTTGCTTGTGAATGAGCTCCTGTCGCCGGGCAACTGTTTCCATGGGCTCAGAGGGCAAGAAGCCATATCCTgctgaggaaaagaaagaaaaattgaCTATTAATGCTCATGCACATTCCTCAAACTTATACAGACATGCTGGGATTTCTC is a genomic window containing:
- the samd7 gene encoding sterile alpha motif domain-containing protein 7 — encoded protein: MTPREQLRKMTALGEQGALDEKHWYRLVNGMSAGELRHRQEMIMRNQMAMAPQILAQGQQRLQGVPTQFEPRFMERELVPPNEMVASDARQMHMAPHLGPPLPPHASSLPGRAFPGAGYGFLPSEPMETVARRQELIHKQNIARMEMNAILHQKELENAHQKGLMGMDNPMSYPSNPMAFRGRQRMPDGHDVYVHRPTLDELHSNSILMSASPYPPISTLHRERGRRAGRRPTAHKSADSHVPNLKGQTEDKSVEQSPGATSGEEKDVEAKGDMGEECVASKTHHQAKIDSELATGSRKNYKEGEPGLRKACVNSQDGCSDGTNSGANDKDISSQCSAFQEKFMYPSAGGALTGMPYMFPVPGNGFLPPGPPNLFLNGDEVPEDIRKWTVNDVYNFVNSIPTCSEYAQTFKDHMIDGETLPLLSEEHLLDTLGLKLGPALKIRSQVSRRMGSMLYMMNLPLSTTTLQATPEKPVDHSSEIGSPVNCNSEEMMASPRDPDVLKSTEHLHETENNSPPSASSETA